The Xiphophorus couchianus chromosome 22, X_couchianus-1.0, whole genome shotgun sequence genome includes the window caaccgggcctccaggacccactttgggctccACTGCATTAAAGGAACAGATCAGGTTAAAGGTCGTGCAgaacatcacttcctgtttgacccTAACCTAAGCAGTGTGatctgacatcacttcctgtctctgcaGCCCATGTGGAGCTAGTGAAGAGGACGATGGCGAGCGTGGCGCTGCCCTCGCTCGGCGTGCCGCCCTGGGCGCAGCAGATCTCCGACGCCCAGTGGAGTGATCTGGTCCAGAACGCGCTGCAGGAGCGCCAGAGTTCTGCCGGGCTGCGGATGCTGCGCCGGAACCACGTCCCCTGAACTCACCGCGATCCCTACAGGACCCTGAACGCACcgccagcagctgcagcctcGGCCGCTCCTGGTTCCGATCCGACCCAGATAACTGTTTACtgactctttcttcttctgtggtttagTCTGGACCAGCTTCCTTCCCGTCTCATTGCTCTCATGTTACCTGTTGTGtgtagaaacaggaagtggtcatACATGTGGGCGGGATCTGCTTTATTTCTGCTGTACATGAACATCTGTACAAATCACCGTGTGATGCTCAATAAACATCTGGAACAGCGCCGCCTGGTGGTGTCACGACATGGGGGGCGGAGCTTATCACAGCCAATGGGATGATGACATGCAGGCTCAACAGCTGGAAGAgccatgaagaaaaaaaaagacgtgTTGTGGGCGTGGCCTCACTGACATCACAAAGCCCCTCCCCCACCTCAGAGCTGCTTAATTAGACGACTTGTTTcctctgaccaatcagagtTCATGTTTGAAATGCCTGGAGGAACCTGCAGCCATCCCATCACTTCCTGTGGTGACCGGACcttcagaaccatcagaaccggGCCTGGTTCTTGGTGTTTGGGTCTAAGCCCTGATTGGCGGTAGCCCTGGCGGAGGCCACGCCTACATTCACTGCGTCTCTGCGGATCCAAACCTGATTGGCTgactgaggtcagaggtcatgggGACATTCATCCACGCTGCGTTCAAGTGCAGTAGAGCCTGAAGGCCCCAGTTTCCATAGAAACACCACAACGGGGCGGGGCCAGGGCAGCCAATCGGGACGCACCTCCGGGTTCCTGCCGTGGAATCCGACGATGCGTTCAGGCGCTCGGCGGCGGTTCGAACCGCAGCAGCCTCTGGGGAGATGTGGGCGTGGTTTGTGGCTGATGTCCAATCACAGTAGAGCGCTGAGACACGGCACATGGATAGACGGGCGGAGCTTCTAGTGTCCTACTGGTtctggccaccagggggcggaGTCGCGGAGAGGGCGGGGCCTCATGGGGGTCAGAGCGCCTCCTGATTGGCTGTGAGGAACTCCTCGGCCCGCTGGTGAGCCTCCAGAGCTCTGATGGTGTAAACGTCTTGCGGCAGCTCTGACTTCCTGCGCATCAGCGCCTTGTCCTTCTGCAGCTCCTTCGCCCCCTGCAGGGCAGACAGAGAACTGGTTAGCCAccgctagctagctagcatagCACAGGTCAACAGGTGCGTCTACCTGGGACGCCTCCGTCTCCACCGTCTTCTTCAGCAGCTGGATGTCCTCCGCTGTCGGAGTTTCCGTCTCCATGGAGATGAAGGCCAGACCGCCATCGCTGAACATCAGGAACTGGAACGCAGCGCgagtcagacacacacacacacacacacacacacacacacagagcatcACTCACCTCTTCCTGTGGGTGGAGTCCAGGACGCAGGGGGTGGAGCTTATTGCTCTGCAGGTAAACAGAAGGAGACATGATGTCCAGggaccttcatcatcatcatcatcctcagcCCCTACCTGTGGGTTCTGCCGGGCCAGATCCTCGATCTTCATCCAGACTTCGTCCCGCTCCTTCAGCTTGTATTTCTCCCTGCATGAGGAGCAGAAACAGGTCATTCTgtcggtccggtccggtccagagGTTCTGGATCCTAGAACCCACTTCTGCTTCTCGGCCTTGTAGTGCTGGGTGCAGTCATCAAACAGCTTCTGGTTCATCTCCATGAAAAGCTTCAGAGCGTTATAGATCAGACCATGGATCgtcctgaggaagaggaggaggaggaagagtgtATCAGTgagtgtgtatcagtgtgtatcagtgtgtatcagtgtgtgtatcagtgtgtatcagtgtgtgtatcagtgtgtgtatcagtgtgtatcagtgtgtgtatcagtgtgtgtatcagtgtgtgtatcagtgtgtatcaatgtgtgtatcagtgtgtgtatcagtgtgtatcaatgtgtgtatcagtgtgtgtatcagtgtgtgtatcagtgtgtgtatcagtgtgtatcagtgtgtatcagtgtgtgtatcagtgtgtgtatcagtgtgtgtatcagtgtgtatcagtgtgtgtatcagtgtgtgtatcagtgtgtgtatctgtgtgtatcagtgtgtgtatcagtgtgtatcagtgtgtgtatcagtgtgtgtatcagtgtgtatcagtgtgtatcagtgtgtgtatctgtgtgtatcagtgtgtatcagtgtgtatcagtgtgtgtatcagtgtgtatcagtgtgtgtatcagtgtgtatcagtgtgtgtatcagtgtgtatcaatgtgtgtatcagtgtgtgtatcagtgtgtatcagtgtgtgtatcaatgtgtgtatcagtgtgtatcaatgtgtgtatcagtgtgtgtatcagtgtgtatcagtgtgtgtatcagtgtgtatatcagtgtgtgtatcagtgtgtgtatcagtgtgtgtatcagtgtgtgtatcagtgtgtatcagtgtgtgtatcagtgtgtgtatcagtgtgtgtatcagtgtgtgtatcagtgtgtgtatcagtgtgtatcagtgtgtgtatcagtgtgtgtatcagtgtgtgtatcagtgtgtatcagtgtgtgtatcagtgtgtgtatcagtgtgtgtatcagtgtgtgtatcagtgtgtatcagtgtgtgtatcagtgtgtgtatcagtgtgtatcagtgtgttatcagtgtgtatcagtgtgtgtatcagtgtgtgtatcagtgtgtgtatcagtgtgtatcagtgtgtgtatcagtgtgtatcagtgtgtgtatcagtgtgtatcagtgtgtgtatcagtgtgtgtatcagtgtgtgtatcagtgtgtgtatcagtgtgtatcagtgtgtgtatcagtgtgtatcagtgtgtgtatcagtgtgtatcagtgtgtgtatcaatgtgtgtatcagtgtgtgtatcagtgtgtgtatcagtgtgtgtatcagtgtgtgtatcagtgtgtgtatcagtgtgtgtatcagtgtgtatcagtgtgtgtatcagtgtgtgtatcagtgtgtgtatcagtgtgtatcagtgtgtgtatcagtgtgtgtatcagtgtgtatcagtgtgtgtatcagtgtgtgtatcagtgtgtgtatcagtgtgtgtatcagtgtgtgtatcagtgtgtgtatcagtgtgtatcagtgtgtgtatcagtgtgtgtatcagtgtgtgtatcagtgtgtgtatcagtgtgttatcagtgtgtgtatcagtgtgtatcagtgtgttgtatcagtgtgtgtatcagtgtgtgtatcagtgtgtgtatcagtgtgtgtatcagtgtgtgtatcaggtGTTTATCAGTGTGTTTATCAGTGTgttgtatcagtgtgtgtatcagtgtggtatcagtgtgtgtatcagtggtgtatcagtgtgtgtatcagtggtgtatcagtgtgtgtatcagtgtgtatcagtgtgtgtatcagtgtgtgtatcagtgtgtgtatcagtgtgtgtatcagtgtgtatcagtgtgtgtatcagtgtgtatcagtgtgtgtatcagtgtgtatcagtgtgtatcagtgtgtgtatcagtgtgtgtatcagtgtgtgtatcagtgtgtgtatcagtgtgtatcagtgtgtttatcagtgtgtatcagtgtgtatcagtgtgtgtatcagtgtgtatcagtgtgtatcagtgtgtatcagtgtTGTTTATCaggtgtgtatcagtgtgtatcagtgtgtgtatcagtgtggaTCAGTgggtatcagtgtgtgtatcaggtgtatcagtgtgtgatcagtgtgtatcagtgtggtggatcagtgtgtatcagtgtgtatcagtgtgttgTAATCATGTGTGGTGGTATCAGtggtgtgtatcagtgtgtgtatcagtgtgtatcagtgtgtgtatcagtgtgtatcagtgtgtatcagtgtgtgtatcagtgtgtgtatcagtgtgtgtatcagtgtgtatcagtgtgtttatcagtgtgtgtatcagtgtgtatcagtgtgtttatcagtgtgtgtatcagtgtgtgtatcagtgtgtgtatcagtgtgtatcagtgtgtttatcagtgtgtgtatcagtgtgtgtatcagtgtgtgtatcagtgtgtgtatcagtgttgTATtcagtgtgtatcagtgtgtgttatcagtgtgtgtatcagtgtgtgtatcagtgtgtgtatcagtgtgtgtatcagtgtgtatcagtgtgtgtatcagtgtgtgtatcagtgtgtgtatcagtgtgtgtatcagtgtgtttatcagtgtgtgtatcagtgtgtgtatcagtgtgtgtatcagtgtgtacTTGTTCCAGTGGCTCTTTGAGTTCTTGTAGAGCGCAGGAAACATGATGGGGAGAATCTTAGCGGCGTTGTCGCTGATCAGACTCATGATGTACTCGTTGTTCCAGTAGTACAGCGCTCTCTCTGCCACCTGGAACCGCAGCAGAACCTCCGTCAGAACCGGAAGCCGCCGCCGCGGCCGGCCCGTTTCTGGTTCTAGTACCTGGAAGTGCGGGCTGGACACACACTTGGCCAGCTGCCTGAAGAGCGGCTCCTGCACCTTGACGAACTCGGCCGGCTCGATGACGTCCAGGATCTCCTCCAGCTCGTTCAGGAACATCACCTCCTTCGGACTGTGGGTTTTGGGCCAGAACTTCAGCAGGCCCACAATCACCTGGGGAGGtcgggggtcagaggtcagcagggAGCAGCGGCCCGGCCGAGGAAGCCGCAGCCGGAAACTCACCGGCTCCGTCAGGCTGCTGTCCTTCTCCAGGAACTGGACCACACAGTAAGCCAACTGGggagcagaaccgggtcagagcCAGCAGAAAtagcagaaccagcagaaccacacACTCACCTGAGGGTGGTACACACTCAGAGACTTGACCTTGTGGAGCGGCAGCAGAACCCggatcagaaacattttgtgttctTCCTTCAGAGGCAGAGCGAAGCCGTTGATGATGCTGcaggaaacagagagagagcGGCCGCATTCCAATTCAGTTAGAGAGAGAGCGGCCGCATTCCAATTCagttagagcaggggtctcaaactcgcggcccacgggccaactgcggccctcgggacgatagtttgtggcccccgccttaatatgaaagtttaatgttagtgcggcctgcgagtttgatataattcgcacttttcagtgttgtgtgcagagctgaacgaacttaccaatcacggtggagtatattgctctcaggggcgggacatcggccgggcctatttgcattttctatttgtcattatttgcatgccGTACATGCGCAATTTCCGCGGCGCTCcgcttcacgtgcttcagcatccagtctagacctggaagttgctgatcagtgtaacgtaattaaggttaggcgctgtaacgcttgggttgtgtttaagggaggagaggaggcggcagattcgtcaggacggtcaaaaactctcaaccacactggtactgggaatttcccagtgttgtcctttaataaatacgctcttcaccaaccttacaaagccggttcaacggctgctatattatcagacatgaaaattgatcctcggttgcagaaactggctcttgggacgtggaatgtcacctctctggtggggaaggagccggagctagtgcgtgaggtcgagaggttccggctagaaatagtcggtctcatctcgacgcatggctctggttctggaaccagcctccttaggaggggctggacatacttccactctggagttgcccagggtgagaggcgtcgggcaagagtgggcatacttgttgcccCCCATCTGGGCGCCTGTATGTTGGGGTTTACCctggtgaacgagagggtagcctccctccgcctacgggtggggggacgggttctga containing:
- the ppp2r5d gene encoding serine/threonine-protein phosphatase 2A 56 kDa regulatory subunit delta isoform isoform X1 — encoded protein: MPNKPKKEKESSKSSKGSKNSSSVKDGGPENPEEVQQQQQSGNKRASCSTPPPTQLNKIKYSGGPTLLKKERRQSSTRFSLTKNRELQKLPALKDAPPPEREDLFVQKLRQCCVLFDFISDPLSDLKYKEVKRAGLNEMVEYITHNSEVVTESIYPEAVVMFSINVFRTLPPSSNPTGAEFDPEEDEPTLEAAWPHLQLVYEFFLRFLESPDFQPNVAKKYIDQKFVLSLLELFDSEDPRERDFLKTILHRIYGKFLGLRAYIRRQINNIFYRFIYETEHHNGIAELLEILGSIINGFALPLKEEHKMFLIRVLLPLHKVKSLSVYHPQLAYCVVQFLEKDSSLTEPVIVGLLKFWPKTHSPKEVMFLNELEEILDVIEPAEFVKVQEPLFRQLAKCVSSPHFQVAERALYYWNNEYIMSLISDNAAKILPIMFPALYKNSKSHWNKTIHGLIYNALKLFMEMNQKLFDDCTQHYKAEKQKEKYKLKERDEVWMKIEDLARQNPQSNKLHPLRPGLHPQEEFLMFSDGGLAFISMETETPTAEDIQLLKKTVETEASQGAKELQKDKALMRRKSELPQDVYTIRALEAHQRAEEFLTANQEAL
- the ppp2r5d gene encoding serine/threonine-protein phosphatase 2A 56 kDa regulatory subunit delta isoform isoform X2, with product MVEYITHNSEVVTESIYPEAVVMFSINVFRTLPPSSNPTGAEFDPEEDEPTLEAAWPHLQLVYEFFLRFLESPDFQPNVAKKYIDQKFVLSLLELFDSEDPRERDFLKTILHRIYGKFLGLRAYIRRQINNIFYRFIYETEHHNGIAELLEILGSIINGFALPLKEEHKMFLIRVLLPLHKVKSLSVYHPQLAYCVVQFLEKDSSLTEPVIVGLLKFWPKTHSPKEVMFLNELEEILDVIEPAEFVKVQEPLFRQLAKCVSSPHFQVAERALYYWNNEYIMSLISDNAAKILPIMFPALYKNSKSHWNKTIHGLIYNALKLFMEMNQKLFDDCTQHYKAEKQKEKYKLKERDEVWMKIEDLARQNPQSNKLHPLRPGLHPQEEFLMFSDGGLAFISMETETPTAEDIQLLKKTVETEASQGAKELQKDKALMRRKSELPQDVYTIRALEAHQRAEEFLTANQEAL